The Janthinobacterium lividum genome has a window encoding:
- a CDS encoding DUF411 domain-containing protein, translated as MIKHFLLRGAFAAMLGLPTFAMAALPVIEVYKSASCGCCSAWIKHLEANGFTVRAKNVEMPAQYRKLAGIPDALGSCHTGLVNGYAIEGHVPASEIKQLLREKPKAKGLAVPAMPMGSPGMEGPRKDPYDVLLVKNNGSTEVYKHYQ; from the coding sequence ATGATCAAACATTTCTTATTGCGCGGCGCCTTCGCCGCCATGCTGGGCTTGCCCACGTTCGCCATGGCGGCCCTGCCCGTCATTGAAGTCTACAAGAGCGCCTCGTGCGGCTGCTGTTCCGCATGGATCAAGCACCTGGAAGCGAACGGTTTTACGGTGCGCGCGAAAAATGTGGAAATGCCGGCGCAATACCGCAAGCTGGCAGGTATTCCCGACGCGCTCGGTTCCTGCCACACGGGCCTCGTCAACGGCTACGCCATCGAAGGCCATGTACCAGCCAGCGAGATCAAGCAGTTGCTGCGCGAGAAACCCAAGGCGAAAGGACTGGCCGTGCCGGCAATGCCGATGGGTTCGCCTGGCATGGAAGGACCGCGCAAGGATCCGTATGACGTCTTGCTGGTCAAGAACAATGGCAGCACCGAGGTCTACAAGCACTACCAATAA
- a CDS encoding diguanylate cyclase, which translates to MPLHLGNGQQLQIAVSIGAAHYPEDGDTMQLLLRHADRAMYASKMLAAASR; encoded by the coding sequence GTGCCGCTGCACCTGGGCAACGGTCAACAGTTGCAAATCGCCGTCAGCATCGGCGCGGCCCACTATCCGGAAGACGGCGATACCATGCAACTGCTGCTGCGTCATGCGGACCGGGCCATGTACGCGTCGAAAATGCTTGCCGCCGCCTCGCGCTAG